The Haloplanus sp. GDY1 genomic sequence GAACGCGTCGACGAACCCCTCGACCTCGTCGTCGAGGCCGTCGAGCGTCTCGGCCGCCCCCCGCAGGCCGTCCGCCGTCTCGTCGGCCGTCAGTTCGGCGACGGCGACGTCGTCGGGGTAGCCGAGCGCGCCCGCGAGGGCGGCGTACACCGCCGCTCGGGCCGCGTGGCGGGTCGGGTCGCCGTCCGTTCCCGAGGACCGTCGCTCCTCGCCGTCCGTTCCCGAGGACCGTCGCTCCTCGCCGTCCGTTCCCGAGGACCGTCGCTCCTCGCCGCCCGCTGCCTCGTCCGCGTCGTGGTGGTCTGACATGGGTCTGCTCATGGCTGGTTGGTCCACAGTTCGCCCTCGCGCACCTCCATCTCCTCCTGGAAGGGCACGTCGACCACCTTCTTCCCGCGGCGGTCGTACCCCTTCACCCGGGTCTCCTTGACCGTGTACGTCTCGATGAGCCGGGTGGTCGCGCCGAACAACTGGAGGATGCCGAGGACGTGGTGGCTCGGGTTTCGCACCCGATCCTGTACGATCTCGATGCTCTCGCGGTAACTCCCTCCGGGCCAGTCGTTGCGCTTTTGCGCCGTGTTCGGGGTGAACATCTGCGTCAGGAAGTCGGGCGGGACGTGGTAGGGAGGCATGTAGAACACCTGCGGCCGGGTGCCGAACTGGGGGTACAGCGGCAGCGCCACCTTCTCGTCGGAGTGGACGAGGTAGTTGATCGGCGACCGGCCGCCCGGCGCCGAGTTCGACCCGCCCGGTGGGCCGGCGTCCGGCCCGCGGTTGATGTTGCCGTGCAGCCGCGTCTTCCCGATGCAGGAGGAGACACACCGCGGGACGTTCCCCTCCTCGATCCGGGGGTAACAGCCGACCGGCTTCTCGGTCACCCCCGTCTCGGGGTTGTACATCGGCTTGTGGTACGGACAGGCCTTCACGCACTTGCGGTAGCCGCGACACCGCTCCTGATCGAGGAGGACGATGCCGTCCTCCTCGCGCTTGTAGATGGCCTGACGCGGGCAGGCGGCGAGGCAGGCCGCGTTCTTGCAGTGGTTGCAGAGCCGGGGCAGGTAGAACTGCCACATGTCGTGGTACTCGCCCTCCTCGAGGTCCGACTCGACCACGTCGCCCGCGGGGTACTCGCCGTGGGCCATGTCGTCGCCGAGCGCGGGGTACTCCCACTCCTCCTCGCGGGCGACGTAGCCGTGGACGCGTTCGCCCTGCTCCGCGGCCTCGAACACCGTCTGCTCGCCGTCCAGGTCGTCGAGCAGGCGCATGTCCCACCCCATCGGGTAGCCGCCGTACGGCTCCGTCTCGACGTTCATCCACCACATGTACTCCTCGCCCTTCCCGCTGGTCCAGGTGGACTTGCAGGCAAACGAGCAGGTGTTGCAGTTGATACACCGGTTCACGTTGACGATCATCCCCCAGTGCCAGTCCCGCTCCTCCTCGCGGTGTTCGTAGGGGTAGTCGTGCTCGCGGCCGAGCTGTGGGTTGTAGACCTGTGGCATCAGTCGTCACCTCCGCGCAGGGGGTTGTACCGGCTGCTCGTCGTCCCGTTCGTGGCCGTGTCGTCGCCGCCATCGCTCGACCCGTCGGACTGCAGCGACCCGTTCACGTACCCCTGGAACAGGTCGTCCTTCCGGGCGTCGCCGGGCCACCAGTCCGCCTCCGCGTACTTCTCGACCTCCACGAGGTCGTCGCGGTTCGTCCCCGTCGGCGCCCACACCGTCTCCTCGTAGCCCGCTTCGAGGGTCGCGCCGTGCCAGGCGATCTCCTCCTCGATCTCCTCGGAGATGTTGGGGTCGCCGAACACCCCCTTGTGAACCAGGTCGTCGGTCTCCTGTGCGGGGTCGAGCCAGATGTTCGTCGTCACGTTGTACCCCTTGATGCCGTCCTCGTTCTCCTCGTCGTCGGCGAAATGTTGGGGCCACCAGCCGTGCCAGATGGTCAACTGGCCCATGTCGCCGGCCGAGCGGGGGCGCTGGCGGTCGCTGACCATCACCCGCACCACGAGGTCGCCGCGCTTGCCGGTGATGCGGACGTAGTCGCCGTTCTCGACGTCGATGTCGGCGGCGTCCTCGGGGTGCATCTCGACGAACGCCTCGCCCAGCGGCGGGGCGTCGTTGGTCTCGCCCTCGCCCGTCGGGAACGAGAAGTCCTCGACGAGGCGGTCGGTGCCGTCCGGGTCCGCCGAGGTGGAGCCGAAGTCCCGCGCCGACCAGATCAGGTTCCAGTCCGTCATCCCCCACGAGGAGTGGGTGCGGTACTTCGGATGCGGGGTGTTGTAGTAGAACTGGTAGCCCTGGTCGTGATACAGCGGGTTCTCCTCGTCTTTGGCCTCGTCCCACTTCTCGTTCACCCCGTAGGGCGTCCCCTCCGGACTCTCGATGTGGTCCAGGTCGTCGCGGCCGAGTTCGAGGAACCGGTCCTCCTCCTTGTGGAACTCCATCCGGCCGGTCTTGGTGTAGAACGGCCGATCCTCGTGGATCTGCGAGTAGAAGGGGATCCGGGGGTAGGTCTTGAGTTGTAAGCGGACCGGCCCGTCCTCCAGATCCGGGACGTCGATGTCGCGGGTGGTCATGCCCGCGTCGAGCGTCTCCTGGATGTAGTTGCGCACGTCGCCGTCGTCGTCGAGGAACTCCGCGAAGTAGGAGCGATAGGAGTCGACGGTGCGCTCCTCGGGCGGGATCTTCTCGTCGAGTTTCTCGGCGACGAGCGCACAGATTTCGCCGTCCTGCTTGGTGTCGTAGATGGGATCCATCACCCCGCTGTCCATCTGGAGGAAGGGGTTCTCCGGGCCGACCGTGATGTCGGGGTACTCACACTCGAGCCACGAGGGAACCGGGAGGACGATGTCGGCGTGTCGGGCCGAGTAGGTCATGTGCATGTCCGACACGATAAGCAGTTCGTTGCCCGTGTCGGGGTGTTTGACGAAGTTCTCGACGACGTGCTCCTGGTGTTTGGTCTGGTTCAGGAGGTTGCAGTTCATCGTCCACAGGATCGCCGGCCGCGACATGGTGTAGGAGTCGGCGTTCTCCGGCAGCACCGGCTCGGCGGCGTCGCCCTGGGGCACCAGATCCAGGTCGCCGTCGAAGTCCCCGCGGATCGAGTGGGGGTCGAGTTGCTCGCCGCCGAAGAAGGCGAAGGCGTAGCCGGGGTACATCCCGTGGGCGCTGTGGCCGTCGGGGTTGACGTACGTCGGGTAACCGTCCAGGAGTTCGATCTTGTACTGGCCGGAGTAGTTGTAGTAGCCCGCGCCGCGCTTGCCGACGTTGCCGAGCATCGACTGGACGAAGAAGATGGTGCGCTGGAGCGAGTCGTTGGAGTGGAACCAGTGGTTGATCCCCTCGCCGGTGAACCACTGGCCCTTCTCCGCGGCGGCGAACTCGCGGGCGGTCTCACGGAGCTTCTCCGCCGGGATGGTCGTGATGTCCTCGACCGTCTCCGGGTCGTAGCGCTCCACGATGTTCGCCTTCTGTCGGGCGAAGTCGGTGTGGACGGCGACGCTCGTGCCGTCCGCGAGGCTCACCTCGCGGTCGACCTCCAGTTGCGCGTCGGCCGGCGTCTCCGACCCCACCTCCTCGCGGGTGACGGGGACGAGTTCCCCGTCGCCGTCGACGGCGACGAAGTCGCCCCAGTCGTCGCCGCCGCCGTGGTGGGCCAGCCCCGCCTCGCCCTCCGTGCCGCCCTCGGGCGGTTCGTGCTCCGGGAACACCTCGTGAGCGCGGAGGTACTTCCCGGTGTCCTGCCGGATCAGGAGGGGCAAGCTGGTGAACTGCCGCATGAACTCCGGATCGTACAGCTCCTCCCGGATGATGACGTGGGCGACGCCGAGCGCGAAGGCGGGGTCGCTCCCCGGGCGGATGGGGAGCCACCGGTCACACTTCTGGACGGTCGGCGAGTAGTCGGGGTAGACGCCGACCATCTCGCCGCCGCGCTCGCGGGTCTCCTGGAGCCAGTGGTTGTCCGCGAGCTTGTTGTGGATCAGGTTCTTCCCCTGCATGATGGTGTAGTCGGCGGCGCGCCACGCCGAGGCGTCGGCGTCGCTGGTCTGGTAGCCCGTGGTGATGACGTGCCCCGGCGGCAGGTCGGCGTACCAGTCGTACTCCGTCCACTCGCAACCGCCGAAGATCGAGGCCAGCCGCCGGCCGGCGCCGTGACGCGTGATCAGGCCGTCGGCCTTGATGGCGTTGAAGACGTGGAACCGTTTTTCGTCCTCCAGATTCGCCATCTTCTCGGCGATGAGGTCGATGGCCTCGTCCCACGAGACCCGCTCGAACTCGTCTTCACCCCTCCCTTCGGGGCTGGGGTCCTCGGGGTCCCAGCCCTTCCGGACCATCGGGTACTTGATCCGCGAGGGCTCGAAGGTGCGGCGATGCAGGGTCAGCCCCTTCATGCAGCCCCGCGGGTTCCAGTGGCGGCTGACGCCCGCCTCCTCGTACCCGCCGGGGCTGCCCGGCCCGGGACTCCCCTCCTCCTCGTGGTAGATCTGTTCGGCCCGGATCGGCACCCCGTTTTTCATGTAGAAGTTGAGCGCACACGACTGGGTGCAGTTCGGGTGACAGACCGTCCAGTCCACCCGGTCGTACGCGTAGATGTCGTGGTACACCTGCTCCCAGTCGCGGTTGGGGTAGGACTTCAGCGGGTTGTCGACCGACGTCACGGGGTCGACGGACTGGGTCGCCCCCCACCCGCTCGTGAGCAGCGCACCCAGGGATCCCGCGCCGGCGGCCTTGATGAAGTCCCGCCGTCCGAGACTCACGACCGGTCACCTCCCCGTACCTGCCGTCCGCGGTGCTCGCGTGACATGCGTGAGCCTCACCCACGACGGACGGAAAACCCGGACGCGCGATGTCAGCGGCTGGGAAGCCACGCGAACCGCTTCGTGGCGGGGTTTATACGGAGTCCGGAGGCGGGAGGTCGGACGCGGCGGAAAGAGAGGAGACGCGTTACTGCGTCGGCTCGACCGTCAGGTCGCTCGCGATCCAGCCGTCGGTGTTGCCGGATTCCATGAAGACGGTGCGGCCGGGACAGCTCTCACAGACCGACACCGTCGGCCGCTCGGGCAGCTCCGGCTCCCCCTCGTCGTCCGTCCCCGACTGGGTTCCAGTGGGCATCGACCGTGTTTAGGGAAACCTAAAATAAAAAGGGTGCGGTTCGCGGCGTCGCGTCGACCGCGGCGCATTTAGGTTCGGGAATGGATGCGCTCGACATGTACCGCGACGTGCTCGGGTGGGTGGCGACCGTCCTCGCCGTCACGATGTTCGCACCGATCTTCCTGTATCTGATCACCGGCGCGGCCGTCGGCTTTCTGGTCTCCTGTTCCGGGGGACCGGCGGGGACGATGGTCGTCGGCGCCTCCGGCGCGGAGAGCCTGGAACTCTCGTGTCCGGCGGTTCGGACGCTCGTGAAGACGGCCGTCGCCGTCGGCGGCGGCGCCGCGGCGACGGTGAGCGTCGCCGTCGTCGCCGTGGGCGACCTCATCAGGGGGACCTACCGGTGACCGGCGGGACGTTTTTGAGTCAGGCTGCCGTCACGTACGCGCGGGGTGACGGCAGATGACCCTCGTACCACACGTCCCAGCGGACGAACCGAGACGCGACCGTACGCCACCGGACCTCGACGAGATCGTCGAGCGAATCGTGTACGGCGACTCGCGGGCGACGGGTGGCTGACGGGGCGATCGGTCACCCTCGGCGGCCGTCGCCGTCGGGGTCACCCGTGAGCCACCGGGTCACGGGCTCCCGTGACGACGTGCCCGCCACACCCGGTGTCGCTACGCCGGCGACACCGGATGCACTTCCCAACAGTCGGGACACTCCGCGTAGGGCGGTCGACCGTCCTCGGGAGCGACGATCCGCCAGCCCGGAATGCTCGTCCCGCAGTTCGGACACTGTGACATGGGGGGAGGGGAGCGTGTGACGGTGTCCCCATCGGCGGATCCGGCCGCTGGGGGTTAGTTAATCGGTACTTACCGGTCTTCGGGCCGAGCGTGAACCGGCCGTTCCACGGGAATCGTCCCCCGCGTCAGAGCAGGACCCCGCCGAGGACGAGCAATCCGACGGCCGCGACGGCCGCCGCGGTGAGAAACGGCGCCGCCCGCCGGGCGGGGTCGCGGACCTTCCGCTCGTCGAGGCCGTCGATCAGTCGCCCCGAACCCACCTCGACCAGGCCGGTCAGGACGACCCAGAGCACCACCATCGCGACGACGAGGTATCCCCGGGTCGATCCGAGCAGGGTCTCGGCGGTGTAGCGCGTTCCGGCGAGGTGGCCGCCGGTCAGAAAGAGCGCCAGCGACGAGACGCGCGACCACGTCCGGAACCGACCGACGAGGGACCGGAGCGGCGTCGCGTCGAGGTTCCCGTCGCGGGCCTCGGGCACCAGCCCCCTCGCGACGAAGAGCACGCTTCCGGCCCACAGTCCGGCGAACAACAGGTGGATCGCGTTTACCGCCGTGTCGATGGTCGCCATGTCCGCCGCTGGGGACGCGGGCGACTTGAATCCGCCGGGACGCTCGCGAGCGACGAGCGCGGAGACCGGGGCGTCGAACCGCCGGGCGTCGAACCGCCGCCCGGCACCGAACCGAAACCGATTAAACGCCCGCTCCCCCACGTTCGGGTGAGCCGAGGTAGCCTAGCCCGGCCAAGGCGGTTGCTTCGAGAGCAACTGTCCGTCAGGACTCGTGAGTTCAAATCTCACCCTCGGCGCTTTCCTCGAAGGTCCACTCGGTAGCCACGCCCGGCGACGCCACGAGCGTCCGGTACACCACGCAGTACCGCTCGGTCGCGTCCCGGATCGACGCCGCCGTCTCGGGGTCCAGCTCGCCGGTCAGCGTCACGTCGAGGCGGATGTCCTGAAAGCCGACCGGCACGTCCGCGACGCCCATCGTGCCCCGGAGGTCCAGGTCGCCCTCGACGGCGACCGACACGTCCGCGTCGACGCCGAAGTTCTCGATCACGGCCTGGGCGGTCAACTGCGAGCAGGCCGCGAGCGCCCCGAGCAACAGGTCGCCGGAACACGCCGCGGTCCCGGATCCCCCGGCCCCCTCGTGGAGCTGTGCCTCGTAGACGGCCTCGCCGACTTCGACGCTACAGCTCGTCGCGTCCGCCGCCTCGTCGCCCGTGGCCGAGAGCGTGATCCGGGCCGCCTCGGGGTCGTCCTCGTATCGTTCCTTCAGCGGTGCCTGCGTCTCGCGGAGGTCGCCGTCCGTCATGCGCTCACGTGGGGCACGGGGAGTAAAAAGGGTCCCGTAGGCGCGCCGGCGACCGCAGCGTGGACCGCCGAGGGCGGTTAATGGCCGATTGACGCCGTCAATGCCCCGATTAACGAAGTGCCTTCGAGTCGTCGCTGTGGTGAGATGGACGACGACGGACTCGCGGTGACGCGACGACGGGCGCTGGGCGCCGTCGCCGCCGGCGCCGCGTCGGTCGGCGTGAGCGTCGGCACCGACGCGTTCCTCGCCGACGACGAATCCTTCGACGGGACCCGGATCGCGGCCGGGGAATTCGACCTCGAAGTCGCGTGGCACGCGGTCGTGGAGTCGGCGACGACCCGCGTGCGGACGAGCGAGGGGTGGCCGACGCTCCGTTCGGACGCCGCCGCCCCGGTCTGTGACCTCTCGGGGCTGACCCCGGGCGACGGTGGCCGACTCACGCTCGCCCTGCGGATCGGCGGGGACTCCGGCTACCTCTCCCTGCTGGGCCGGGAGCGAACCGACGCGGAGAACGGCCAATCGGAGCCCGAAACCGGCGCCCTCCGGGAGTCGATCCCCGCGCACCGCGAGGGCGAACTCGACGAGTTGACGACCGTCCGGGTGTCGTACCTCGACCCCGACGACCCGACCGACCCCGCGGCGACGGGGACGACGACGCCCGTCTGGACCGCGTCGCTCGCGTCGCTCGTCGGCCTCGGCGGCCTCGGCGACGGGGTCCCCCTCGACGGCGGCGAGACGGCGAGCGCGGCCGACCTCCTCGTCGCCGACGCGGCGCGGGGAGCGTACCCCGCCGGCGAGACGCGCTACCTGCGCCTCGACTGGACCGTCCCGACGTGGGTCGGCGCCGGCGTCGCGAGCGACGGGTTCGCCTGCACGTTCGGCCTGTACGGGGAGGAGCGGCGATGACCGACGACCGCACGCGCCGACGCCAGGAGGCCTTCCTCCGCCGGAACCGGGCCGCGCGCCACCAGTTGCTCGACGCGCCGGTTCGGGGTCCCCCGTCCGACGCGGCCGGCGACGACGGTCCGGTGACCAACTACGGCAAGGGGCTGACCCACCGCGAGGACGGGGTGCCGACGGCGGCGGGCTACCGGAGCCTCGTCGAGGCGCTAGCGACCGGAACGGTCGCGGCCTACAACGCCGTCGACCTGGACGCGTCGCCCGAGGCGCGCCCCCTCGCGGAACCCCACGGCGCCCACGGCTTCGAGGGGATGGGCGCGGACCCCCACCAGGTAGCCCTCGCCCCACCCCCCTCGTTCGATTCCCCGACCACGGGCGCGGAACTGGTCGAACTCTACTGGCGCGCGCTCTGTCGGGACGTACCCTTCGGCGCGTTCGACGACGACGGGACCGTCGCGGCGGCCGTCTCGGAACTGGCCGGGACGGCCGGCTACGCCGGTCCCGGGAGCGACGCCGACCCGCGGACTCGGTCCCCCTCGCCCCGCGGGGCCTTCCGGGGACTCCTACCCGGCGCGGGAGTCGGCCCCCGCGTCTCGCAGTTCCTCTGGAAGGACGTCCCGCGGGGTGCCGTCCCGCAGAGCGGGCGGATCCGCGTCCTCGCGGGCGAGGCGGCGACCGGCACCGGCGACGCCGACGTGGTCGGTCCCGGTCCGGACTACCTCGCCGACTGGGCGACGTGGCTCCGGGTCCAGCGTGGGGTCCCCGTCGCCCGGACGAACCCGCCGCCGAACCTGGTCGACCCGGGCGGCGACCCCGACGCGGCGGTCACGCGACACGTCGTCACCGGCCGCGACCTGGCCAACAAGGTCCGCCGGCAGGTGCCCTACCTCGCCGTCCGCGACGCCGCCGAGATCTTGCTGGGGATGGGCGTCCCCTTCGATCCGCGGATCCCCTACCGACAGGGCGGGGCGAGCGAGACGGGGATCCGGACCGCCGACCCGGTGGTCAACTTCGGCGCGCACGACGTGCTGGAGTCGGTCGTGAGCGTCTTCGGCCCCGCCCAGAGCGCCTGCTGGCATCGGAAGTGGGGCGTCCACCGCCGCCTCCGCCCGGAGGCGTACGCGGGGCGGCTGGCGGCCGAGCGGCGGGGACACGGCCCGTTTTCCCTCCCGGCCAACGTCCGCGACTCGGCGGCCCGCGACCGGATCGAGTCGGCGTTCGGCACGCCGCTCCTGCCCCAGGCGTACACGGAGGGGTCGCCCACGCACCCCGCCTACCCCGCGGGCCACGGCGGCGTCGCCGGCGCGACGGTGACCGTCCTGAAGGCGATGTTCGACGGCCGGCACCCGTTCCCGGTCGAGGAGACGGTCGTCCCCGTCGCCGACGGGCGGGCCGAGGGGCGACTGGCCGGCGGCGGGACGACGGCGGTGTTGACGACGCGGCTGGAACCGGTCGCGAACGTCTCGGGGGGAACCGTCGGCGCCACGGCAGACGCCGTCGCCGAGGCCCGGGCCGGGACGGCGACGGTGAACGACGAACTCGACAAGCTCGCGACGAACGTCGCCTTCGGCCGGGACTGGGCCGGCATCCACTACCGCTCCGACGGGGCCGAGGGGTTCCTCCTCGGCGAACAGGTCGCCGTCCGCTACCTCCAGGACCACCTCCGGTCGACGGACCTCCCCTTCGAGGGCTACCGGCTCGAACCCTTCTTCGACGCCTATCCGGGCACGCTCGACGGCGCCGTCCCCAACCTGGACCGGGACGCGATCCTGATCGCGCCGGATCGGATCGGGACGCCCGAGGGGGAGGCGAGTTCGATCACCGTCGCCGACCGGAGCAGGTGATCGTGCGGCGACTCATGCCTCGTGGATCGCCTCGCCCCGGTTGAGGCGCTCGGCGATCCGGAAGGTCTGTTCCGCCTCGCGGCGCGTCGGCGTGTGCGCGGCGAGATAGCGCGAGGTGGCGACGAGGTGGAGTCGCCCCCGCTCCTCGTCGTCGGCCGCATCGTACCGGGCGAACGCGGCTTCGACGTTCTGTCGCGGGTGAAACCCCGCGTCCTCGCGCAGGAGGGCTTCGCCGACCGCCCGCTTCAGGCGCGCGGGGTCGCCGCCGCTTTCGAGGTACGCGGCGGTGTGTCGGCCGGCCTCGCTGACCGTCTCGTCGGCCTCCACCTCGAACGTCTCCAGCAGATCGTCGAGGACGGTATCGGGGGTCCGGTCGCCGCTGGGGTCGGGTAACGGAATCGGCGGCGTGTTGAGAAAGCGGTCGAGGTAGACGTTCACCGCCCCGTCGAAGACGGCGCGGTAGAGCTCTGGGGCGTCGGTTCGTCCGGCCAGCCCACACACCGCGTTGGCGTACGTGTAGGTGTGATGCACCGTGTTCCAGTCGCCGAACTCGTTGGCGGTGCCGAACTGCGCGACCCGTCGGGCGGCGGCGTCGGCGACGGCGCTCGCCAACTGTTCGCCCGTCGCCCCCGCTTCGATGGCGTCGGTTAGCGCGTCCACGATGGCGTGTGGGTCGTCGCCCAGCAGGCGATCAACGAAGTCGTCGGGGGCGGACCACGTCGCCTCTGCGCCCGCGTCGATCAGGGCCGGCAGGTCGTCGCTCGCGTCCGCGACCAGTTCGGCCACGTCGACTGGCTGGCGCCACGACGACCGCTCCTCGGCCCGGTCGGCGTCGGCGAGCGCGGGGACGAGGCTCGGGAGGACGCCGTCGGCGTGGTCCCAGCCGATCCGATCCAGCAGTTCGACGGCCTTGTTCACGAAGTCGAGTCGGTGGCCGGAGTCGAGATAGCGGTGGTCGGTGGCGGCGGCGACGAACATGCCCACGAGCGCCGCCTCGTCGAGGTCGGCTCGAATCGCCGCCCGGAGCACCCGCTCTGCCCCGTCCGCGTCCCGAACGTCGATGGTATCGCGAAACCACTCGCTGAGGCGGTCGGCGTCCACGCCCTCGGTCGCCAGCGGGTCCTGCACGAAGAAGGGGGGTTCGCCGGCGCAGTCGTCGGCGACGGCGCCGAGGCCGACGTAGAGGGCGCGCCGACGGTCCGTGGGGCGGACGTCGTCGAGGAGGTTCGCCATCGCGCTCATCGTCGTCAGGCCGCTCCCCCAGCCCCCCTGTCGGTACCGCGTCCCGAAGGTCGTCCCCACCGTCAGCGGGACGGTCGGGGGGACGCCCGCGTCGTCGAGGCCGATCACGGCCTTGGCGACGACGAGGTCGAGCGCCTCCCGGAGGCCGTGTTCGAGGCGCTCCTCCCAGTGGTCGGCCGGCGGCGTCTCCGGGTCGGGGTCCGGGTCGACGTAGACGTCGCCGTCGCGCACCTCGACGGGGAAGGTGCGCACGTCGTCGGCGAAGGGATCGAACGTGTCGCCGCCGGAGAGTTCGAAGCGGGCGTGGTGCCACGGACAGGTGAGGATCCCGTCGTCGACCGATCCCTCGCTGAGTGGGAAACCCATATGCGGGCACCTGTTATCGACCGCGTGGAACGACCCCTCGTGGTGAAAGAGGCCGAGCGTTCGCCCGCCGACGGTGACGACCTGCGGACTCGCCTCGCGGGCCTCCGCGACGGAGGCGACGCGCTCGAAGCCGGTCATGGGAGAGGGTACCACGCCGACGGGCATAAACTCCCGCTCGGACCCGGGATATAACTCGTCGCCGCCCCCACGCGGCGGTATGACACGTGGAGTCGTGATGCCGCGGAGCGGGGTAATCGACGCCCGGGAGTTCGCCGTCCGGTGTGAGGACCTCGGGTACGACGCCTGCTGGACGGGCGAACTCTGGGGGTGGGACGCCTTCGTGGCGCTGACCGCCATCGCCGACGCCGTCGACGACCTCACCCTCGGCACCGCCATCGTCAACGTCTTCTCCCGCTCCCCGGCGACGCTCGCGGCCGCGGCGGCGTCGCTCGACGAGGTGGCGCCGGCCGGCGTCCGCCTCGGGATCGGTCCGAGCACGGCCAAGGCGACCGAGGACCTCCACGGCCGCGAGTACGACCGCCCGGTGCGGCGCCTCCACGAGACGGCGGAACTCGTCGCCGCCTTCACCGGCGGCGAGGGGCGCGTCGCGTACGAGGGCGAGACCGTCTCGGTGGCCGACTTCCCGGCACTGGAGGCCGACGTGCCCGTCTACACCGCGGCGCTCGGCCCGGCCGCCCGGCGGGCCACCGGCCGCGTCGCCGACGGCTGGCTCCCCCACAACGTCCCCTTCCCCGAACTCGACGAGGCCTTCGAGACGGTCGCGGGGACGGCCCGCGAGGCCGGCCGGGACCCCGACGCCATCACGGTCGCTCCCTACGTCCCCTCGGCGGTCGACGAGGACGGCGAGGCGGCCCGCGCGGCGATCCGCAGCCACGTCGCCTACTACGTCGGGAGCGGCGACGGCTACCGCCGGGCGGTCGCCTCGGCCTTCCCCGAGGCGGCCGAGCGGGTGGCCGAGGCGTGGCGGGCGGGCGACCGGGACGCCGCCCGCGGCGCGGTCACCGCGGAGATGGTCGACGCGCTGGGGGTGGCGGGGACTCCGGAGGAGGCCCGCGAGCGGTTCCGGGCGCTGGCCGGTCGGGACGTGATCGACCACCCCATCGTGGTCGTGCCGGCCGACGCCGACGACGCGACGGCCGAGCGGACGGTCGCGGCGCTTGCCCCTTAGGCCGGGTTCTTCCGCGAGAGGTCGCTCCCGCAGATGGGACAGCGGTCGCGGTGGTCGTCGAACTCGCGGCCACAGCCCTGACACTGGAAGCGCCAGTCGCGCTGTTCGGAGATGCCCTCGCGGGCGATCACCTCGACGGCGACGCCGAGGTGTTCAGCGACGTTCTGCATGGCGTAGTCGTCGGTGACGAGGGTGCCGTCGAGTTCGAAGGCGGCGGCGATCAGGCGCACGTCGGTCCCCGAGAGTTCCTCGGCGTCGCCCGTCTCCGTCGCCGCGCGCTCGATGGTCTCGACGGTGTTGTCCGCCGGGATGTGGATGTGCATCCCCGCGCCCTCCATCGCGTCGTAGCGGTAGGCGCTCTCGTCTTCGAGTTCCTCCTCGACCGCGGGAATCGAGGCCATCCCCTCGGAGGTGTGATACTCGTGAATGAACGCAGAAGAGTCGAGGACGTGCATCTACCGGTCGATGACGATGTAATCTTTCACGGCCTGCACGCGGGAGACTGGGACGTGAAGCCGCCCCTGCTCGTCCTGCTCGAAGCGGGAGTCGGCCGCCGGGAACTCGTCGTTCGGCGAGACGAGGAGGTCGTTCAGGGCCCCCGTCTTCAGGTTCATCGTGATGTTGTACAGCATGCCGAGTTCGGTCCCGTCGGAGCCCATCACGGACTTCCCCGAGAGGTTTTCGGCGAGTACGTCGGACATGACTGGGCTATTCGCGGGGATGACCTTAAACGCCACGGGGTCGTCCGTCGGCCGTCCGACGCGCGCGGCGCCGCCGGTATGTTGAAAGACTTAACTTCGGTCCACGGCTGTTCACCGACAAGGAAACTTCTGCCGGGGGATATCATGTCAGATTCGGACACACGCGACCGACCGGATGCGCTTCGCACCCCCATCGTCGCCGTGCTCGGGCACGTCGACCACGGGAAGACCAGCCTGCTCGACAAGATCCGCGGGTCGGCCGTCAGCGAGGGCGAGG encodes the following:
- a CDS encoding NOB1 family endonuclease, producing the protein MHVLDSSAFIHEYHTSEGMASIPAVEEELEDESAYRYDAMEGAGMHIHIPADNTVETIERAATETGDAEELSGTDVRLIAAAFELDGTLVTDDYAMQNVAEHLGVAVEVIAREGISEQRDWRFQCQGCGREFDDHRDRCPICGSDLSRKNPA
- a CDS encoding Rieske (2Fe-2S) protein; amino-acid sequence: MTGFERVASVAEAREASPQVVTVGGRTLGLFHHEGSFHAVDNRCPHMGFPLSEGSVDDGILTCPWHHARFELSGGDTFDPFADDVRTFPVEVRDGDVYVDPDPDPETPPADHWEERLEHGLREALDLVVAKAVIGLDDAGVPPTVPLTVGTTFGTRYRQGGWGSGLTTMSAMANLLDDVRPTDRRRALYVGLGAVADDCAGEPPFFVQDPLATEGVDADRLSEWFRDTIDVRDADGAERVLRAAIRADLDEAALVGMFVAAATDHRYLDSGHRLDFVNKAVELLDRIGWDHADGVLPSLVPALADADRAEERSSWRQPVDVAELVADASDDLPALIDAGAEATWSAPDDFVDRLLGDDPHAIVDALTDAIEAGATGEQLASAVADAAARRVAQFGTANEFGDWNTVHHTYTYANAVCGLAGRTDAPELYRAVFDGAVNVYLDRFLNTPPIPLPDPSGDRTPDTVLDDLLETFEVEADETVSEAGRHTAAYLESGGDPARLKRAVGEALLREDAGFHPRQNVEAAFARYDAADDEERGRLHLVATSRYLAAHTPTRREAEQTFRIAERLNRGEAIHEA
- a CDS encoding LLM class flavin-dependent oxidoreductase, with product MTRGVVMPRSGVIDAREFAVRCEDLGYDACWTGELWGWDAFVALTAIADAVDDLTLGTAIVNVFSRSPATLAAAAASLDEVAPAGVRLGIGPSTAKATEDLHGREYDRPVRRLHETAELVAAFTGGEGRVAYEGETVSVADFPALEADVPVYTAALGPAARRATGRVADGWLPHNVPFPELDEAFETVAGTAREAGRDPDAITVAPYVPSAVDEDGEAARAAIRSHVAYYVGSGDGYRRAVASAFPEAAERVAEAWRAGDRDAARGAVTAEMVDALGVAGTPEEARERFRALAGRDVIDHPIVVVPADADDATAERTVAALAP
- a CDS encoding PRC-barrel domain-containing protein produces the protein MSDVLAENLSGKSVMGSDGTELGMLYNITMNLKTGALNDLLVSPNDEFPAADSRFEQDEQGRLHVPVSRVQAVKDYIVIDR